CAAGGCAATCACAGGCGATTGTGTTGGGACAGGCTAGCAACAGCCAGATATTGACAAATATCGACACGGTTTGGGAAAATCTCAAAAATGTACCTCAGCTATTGGGTTAGTATCAATTTTGCCCCtaccaaattattttaaataatttgtattTAGAAAATATTGTGCTTGATAACTTtactttttctatttaatttatgaatccctgtataattatttattaggatTCCTTTTCTATCCAAGATAAATCAATAACTACTATAAATAGGAGTATTTAATTACATACTatttaataaaacttaaattttaaatttttgtgtgATAACCTCTTTAATAAATttccatgttatttatttttgtttgtctttttatatCATTTCTTAACCAATAAAATAACTCCTTAGAATTACATGTGTTGAAAATAAATGGTTTTATATGTATAATCTTgccccttttttattattgttattaaaatatttccaTGCTAATTTACACACTAAGTATacctaaataaatataattgttatttttaaaaattataaaaattaacataatacaTCACAATTACTCCCGGAAacattaatcatttaacaaatatattagGTTGTCAATGAAATATTATATTGGAAAAATACCCAGTCttcatataattatatattttatttttaaaaaataacatttcttCACATCGTGCAAACCAGAACACAACACGGCCAATAATATGTTAGCGCACCTCACCAATAATCCCACCGCTTCCATCATCAAGCCCAAAATCGTCAATTCAGCTCACAATATCGACACGTCACCATCCACTTCATTGTTACCCATTTTCCACCTTCCTTATATTGACCATTCTACCCTTCTCCACCATCATCTCCCTCCCGCTATATTAAACCCCTCCGTCAACAGACCAAATCCACAGGCTCGCGTTATATAAAAAACCCATCAACTCCATCTCACCATCCATCAATGGCATCAGAATCAAACCAACCCGGATCCGACTCCAAAACCCCTGCCAACGGCGAAATCACACCCAAAATCGCCCTGATCACCGGTATAACCGGCCAGGATGGTTCTTATCTTACCGAATTCCTCCTGAACAAAGGCTATGAAGTTCATGGCTTGATCCGTCGGTCATCCAATTTCAATACGCAGCGGATTAACCATATTTATATAGATCCACACAATGCTCATAAGGCCCGCATGAAACTCCACTATGCAGATCTAAGCGACGCGTCGTCTCTCCGTCGCTGGCTCGACACTATCAACCCCGACGAAGTCTATAACCTGGCAGCCCAATCACACGTGGCTGTCTCTTTCGAAATCCCTGATTACACGGCGGATGTCGTCGCCACCGGATCCCTCCGCCTTCTTGAGGCGGTGAGATCTCATATTGCCGCGACAGGGCGGAGCCATATCAAGTATTACCAAGCGGGATCTTCGGAGATGTTTGGATCTACGCCGCCTCCGCAATCAGAGACCACCCCGTTTCATCCAAGATCCCCATACGCGGCGTCAAAATGCGCGGCGCATTGGTATACTGTCAATTACAGGGAAGCTTATGGGTTGTATGCTTGCAATGGGATTCTTTTCAACCATGAATCTCCACGTCGCGGAGAGAATTTTGTGACTCGAAAGATTACGAGAGCTGTTGGGAGAATTAAGGTGGGGTTGCAGAATAAGTTGTTTTTAGGGAATTTGCAGGCGTCGAGGGATTGGGGTTTCGCAGGGGATTACGTGGAAGCAATGTGGATGATGTTGCAGCAGGAAAAGCCTGATGATTACGTGGTTGCGACGGAGGAGTCGCATACGGTGGAGGAGTTTTTGGATGTGGCATTTGGATATGTTGGATTGAATTGGAAGGATCATGTTGTGATTGATAAGAGGTATTTTAGGCCTGCTGAAGTGGATAATTTGAAAGGGGATTCGAGTAAGGCGAGGAAAGTGCTTGGTTGGAAGCCTAAGGTGGGGTTTGAGCAATTGGTGAAGATGATGGTTGATGAAGATATTGATTTAGCTAAGAGGGAGAAGGTTCTTGTTGATGCTGGCTATATGGATGCCCAGCAACAACCTTGAACTGATACATCCGGTGCTCTCCTCTCCTCTGGCTCAGAAATTAAGTTATGGAGTTCATGTCCCTGCTTTGAATTGttagtcataatttttttttcatgcatttcaAGTTTATAGgaggatttttaatttatgcgTTCCTTTTTTACCTTCTTCATAATTCGTGAATCGAATGTGAGATCAAATCATATCAGAATTGAAATTGGATCTTGAATTTTGTGCAATTAACTACAAAACGCAGAAGCCGTCTTATTGCTTGCAATTACACACTTACTGCCTGTATGGTAGTGCGACCAACCGAGTGACTGGACACGCTACCAAACAATGAACATAAACTAGAGATGCAAAGTGTTTGGTTGAATAGAAATAGACAATTTGTTAATAAGCATGAAAAGATATATATCCTTTGTCTTTACTGTCTTCATTTCTTCTGCTTGAGACATAACCAAGGTTTCAAGACTTCCATGAGGACGTGTTTGTGGTTCAAGTTCAACATGAACACTCGATGCTGATATCATTGCTCTTGTAAAGTAAAATCTTGCCTTTTTCAGGAAAATAATGTGTTATGACGAGCAGACTGTTTGAAAATTTGTCAATTTTACCTCTATAAAATGGAAATGAAAGAGAATTGGTGGTGGGGTTGGGGAATTGTTTTTAAACCCAACTCGTGTTCATCAAGGAGACGTCTCGGGTGGGTTTTGAATTAGATGGATTAACTTATTCagcttttttattaacataattttgaaaatattaatttaaaaatcaacaagtttTTCTGTATCACAAGTTAATCGGGTTAGGGTTAAGTAGCTGGAACTAGACagctctgtttgtttttttttattttaaattaatattttttatatatatattttttaaattattttaatatgtttatattaataataattttttttaaaaaaaaaatattattttaatatatttttaaataaaaaactttcctACATGTTcatttaaaattgttaattgggatgggtaaaaaaaaaattattttaatatatttttaaataaaaaactttcctACATGTTcatttaaaattgttaattgGGATGGGTAGGGTGCTGTACTTTCCTTATGCTCGTGATTGTGGCTTGTATTATTCCAGTACAAGTTCATTCTGTAACTGTTTGTGTCGGCAGGCAGCAGCTTGCACATTGCAAACGTTTGTTTGGAAAtgcaatatgtttttaaaaattttaaatttattttttatttaaaataaaaaaatttatatttttagattgttttaattttaaaaataatttttataaataaaaaaatattttaatatatttctgaataaaaaatcttagcACATATCCGTGTTGTCGTTTACCCATTAGTATCAACTTGGAACACGCTGGCTCCTCTGCCCATTGCATCACCATTAAATTAAGAGCTGTCTTGTTGCCTGTcctccattttaaaaaaattaagacaccAGTTccataattttatgttttttttttttaatgtttttcataattttaatatactaatataaaaaaaaaacttatatattttctaataaaaaatccattttaaaaaacGCTCATCACCACAATTAAAAGGAAACACCACAGGCACCAGATCTGAACTCATATCGGTGCGGTACAATCTTTACGTtttacaacaataataaaacaaactgTCTACTTCAGCAGGTCAATACTTTCAGTAACTCGACGAGGAATCTATCTTGATAAGATGGCATAACAAAGAATCACAACTTGTTGCCTGTCCTTTTCTACTACGTTGCTTGTTAGCAATGCGGGCAAAATTCGATCTCAGGGGCGATTATGGGTTAAACAATGACTAAATACATACAAGGGAAAGATAAAAAGGTGAAAAGAGAAGGTAAAACAGTTAATCTGCCTTGGCTTCATTtgaaggtggattggattttagGACAGATGATGAGCTCGATCTGATCTCTGAGTCAACTGCGGCAGTTGCAAATGGCTTAACAGATGAACGGAGAGATTCTGGCCCCTCTGCAGCAATTCTCTTGCACAACGCATCACAATTACTCATAACCTCAGTCAACCTCCCTTTCAGCTCCCCAATCTCCACCTGCAGAGAATGAACTGCATGTGTTGTCCCAAGTAAATAAAGTTGATCAAAGATGCAGTTAGAATAAGAAACTGAGATCAGTACTAGTGGCATCATCAAACTGTAGGGAGCCGAAAGGCAAACACTACTGAGAGACAATCAATTCTCTGATAGTTTATGCATCCGGTTCCATAATCCGTCAGTAATCGATTTCCATTCGGTATGTTGTGAAGTACCTTCTGATAGATGCTGTGAAGAAGTCTGCATTGCTGACACAGAGTAGTTAAGCCTTTGAAGAAGTTTAATTGCCAAAGCATCTGCCACTTCTATCTTATTTTCTATCTCCTCCTGCAATAGTTTTCACCAAATCAAAGTTCGTAAAAGAGATAGATGTTTTCCAGGTGAAAGCATACCCCTAAAAGGATTTGAAACATCAACATACTATGGATGTTGTTGCACTCTAGTTCAGACAATCTGGTTAAGAATCAGTGGTTCCACGTATTCATGGGCAAAAAAagagtaacagttcaaatggTTCATCAGTTATGTCTTTTTTGACATAGAACCATGTTGTTTAAAGTCTTTGAACCTGATCTATTAAAGAATCGGGTCATCCAGAATTGAGTGTATATGAagtaaaaccaaatcaaatcatCTGGTTTCTTTTAACAGCAGATTGGACATTTCATGTTTTATATCATATATCGCTGGCTACTTTCCACTGATGCCTCACCAAAACCTTAACATAAGCATTGAAGAGTTGCAACCACTGcgtaaaaaattcatttacacGTGGTCCTAGCCtataaacaagttttttacAGATCCTATATGAAATTTATCATCCATCATGGACCATGTCCATGAGGGAAGTGTACATCCTAGTAATAAGATTCAACCTGGATCTTAACTTGTATCAAAAACTGCATCagagaaaaaactgaaaatcaaCATAGAATCCACTGAGAACCCGCGACCACCCCAAGATCATATGATCCATCCCACGCCTTTACAATTTAACTTCATTTTATAAACTGGTCTTCTACTCTTAGTAGTTCTTGATGACAGACAAACCTGTTTGATGCTTATCTGCTGAACCTTCCCCTCTTGCCAATCACGGTATATTGAGATGAGCTCCAATAACACATTTGGATTTACAGTTGCTGCATTGACCATTATAAACAACACTCACCCATGCAAATACCAAATGAAAAGATTAGCCTTtctcaaacaaatttaaaaggGATGGGAAAgacacaacaaataacattgcaAAATTACACCTCTGAACAATATACATCACATTAAAAACCACATCAAACAACTACCATTCAGCCTGGCATCGCATTAATTTCATTCTAAACAAAACGTTcaggagagaaaaaaagcaCCAAACCTGCGATTCTTATCTTTTCTCTATCCGGACCATGGATAATGAAACGAACCCTCAAATGTTTGAAGTTAAGAACATTCACACACACATTCGAAAGCTAGTTACTTTTCTGTTTCATCAGTAGATATCTTTGTTCAAATCATTCTTCACTCACTGAGTAAAGAGAGCGGATTAATTTACGTTTATCTAACATTCTAACTTCTATTCAAAGCTTCAATGCAGAGAGTCTACTGCAAGAAGGCAATAGAGAGATAAAGCAAGTCCGAGACTCACCAGGAGCTGAAGAAGACGATGCCTTCCTCACCAAAATGTCATTCAAGCTACCCTCTTCCTTTGGAGTTGAAGTTAATATTGGCCTTGTCTgaagtaaaaaacaaacaaaaaaaact
This Populus alba chromosome 7, ASM523922v2, whole genome shotgun sequence DNA region includes the following protein-coding sequences:
- the LOC118063132 gene encoding GDP-mannose 4,6 dehydratase 1 codes for the protein MASESNQPGSDSKTPANGEITPKIALITGITGQDGSYLTEFLLNKGYEVHGLIRRSSNFNTQRINHIYIDPHNAHKARMKLHYADLSDASSLRRWLDTINPDEVYNLAAQSHVAVSFEIPDYTADVVATGSLRLLEAVRSHIAATGRSHIKYYQAGSSEMFGSTPPPQSETTPFHPRSPYAASKCAAHWYTVNYREAYGLYACNGILFNHESPRRGENFVTRKITRAVGRIKVGLQNKLFLGNLQASRDWGFAGDYVEAMWMMLQQEKPDDYVVATEESHTVEEFLDVAFGYVGLNWKDHVVIDKRYFRPAEVDNLKGDSSKARKVLGWKPKVGFEQLVKMMVDEDIDLAKREKVLVDAGYMDAQQQP
- the LOC118063134 gene encoding uncharacterized protein isoform X1, translating into MGASESSLSSSQKMTDEITTVTERSEALDPILEKLKSLTITRPILTSTPKEEGSLNDILVRKASSSSAPVLFIMVNAATVNPNVLLELISIYRDWQEGKVQQISIKQEEIENKIEVADALAIKLLQRLNYSVSAMQTSSQHLSEVHSLQVEIGELKGRLTEVMSNCDALCKRIAAEGPESLRSSVKPFATAAVDSEIRSSSSSVLKSNPPSNEAKAD
- the LOC118063134 gene encoding uncharacterized protein isoform X2, which codes for MGASESSLSSSQKMTDEITTVTERSEALDPILEKLKSLTITRPILTSTPKEEGSLNDILVRKASSSSAPATVNPNVLLELISIYRDWQEGKVQQISIKQEEIENKIEVADALAIKLLQRLNYSVSAMQTSSQHLSEVHSLQVEIGELKGRLTEVMSNCDALCKRIAAEGPESLRSSVKPFATAAVDSEIRSSSSSVLKSNPPSNEAKAD